CGGGCCGAGCGCTGCGAACGCGCTGATCTCGCGTTCCAGCAGCTCCGGAATCTCGGCCCATCGCTCGTGATACCGACTCTTGATCTCGTGATAGTCGATGCTGCGCAGAAGCAGGCTGGCGCTGTGAAATCCGCCGAGCTCCTGCTGCGCGAGTTCGTTGAGGATGCGGTAGTACTCGATGGTCGACGGCCAGCTCGTCCCGCCAAGCAATCCGATCGTTTTCAAACGCTTCTCCTGGGCACCGATCCGTGCAGACCGATTGTGCGCAAGCCATGTCACTGCTGTCGAGAGGGCAATCCGCCGCGCGCGAATGACGACGCACTAAAGCAAGGCTCGCGTCGAGGCGCGTGCACTCTCATGGATCACGAAAGTTGATGAAAGTGCTCTGGATATTTGGCAAGTAATTGATCTGCAATATAAAGAAAGGTGGATTGTAATTTGCTGGCCTGCACCACGATCCCTGAGGGCCCATGCAAGAAGTCAAATCCACCTGTTGCTATTGCGGCGTCGGCTGCGGCGTCGTGGTGCAGACGCACGACGGCGCCATCGTCGGCGTGCGCGGCGATGAGGAACATCCCGCGAACTTCGGGCGCCTGTGCTCGAAGGGTTCGACGCTGCACCTGAGCACCGGTCTGGCGACGCGGGCGCTCCATCCGGAAATGCGGACGAGCCGCAACACCGCTGCACGCACCCGTTGCAGCTGGGACGAGGCGCTCGACTTCTGTGCGCAGCGCTTCGCGGAAATCATCCGGCGCGACGGGGCCGACGCGGTGGCCTTCTATGTTTCCGGGCAACTGCTGACCGAGGACTACTACGTCTTCAACAAGCTCGCCAAGGGTCTCGTCGGCAGCAACAACATCGACACCAACTCGCGGCTTTGCATGTCCTCCGCCGTGGCAGGCTACAAGGCGACCCTCGGCATGGACGCGCCGCCCGCCTGCTACGAGGACATCGATCACACCCAGTGCCTCTTCATCGCCGGCTCCAACACGGCGTTCGCGCACCCGATCCTGTACCGGCGCATCGAGGCGGCGCGACAGAAGAACCCGCAGCTGAAGACGATCGTCGTCGATCCGCGCCGCACCGACACGGCGCGCGAAGCGAATCTGCATCTGCCGATCCTGCCGGGCACCGACGTCGCGCTCTTCAACGGCATGCTGCACGTGCTGCTGTGGGAGGAGTTGTGCGACCAGGCGTACATCGCGGCGCATACCGAAGGCTTCGATGCCTTGAAGCAGACCGTGCGCGAATACACGCCGGCGGCAGTGGCGCACACCTGCGGCGTGCCGGCCGACGCCATCGTCGAGGCGGCGCGCTGGTTCGGTCAGTCGGAGGCGACGCTGTCCCTCTATTGCCAGGGGCTCAACCAGTCGAGCAACGGCACGCAGAACAACGCGGCGCTCATCAATCTGCATCTCGCCACCGGACAGATCGGGCGTCCGGGTGCCGGTCCGCTTTCCCTCACCGGGCAGCCCAACGCCATGGGCGGGCGCGAGGTCGGCGGGCTCGCCAATCTGCTCTCGGCACACCGCGATATGGCCGACCCCGTGCACCGTGCCGAGGTCGCGCGTCTGTGGGGTGTTCCGGACGTGCCGGCGAAGCCGGGGAAGACTGCGGTGGAGCTGTTCGAGGCGGTGCGCAGCGGCGAGATCAAGGCGGTCTGGATCGCCTGTACCAACCCGGCGCAGTCGCTGCCGGATGTCGGTCTGGTGCACGAGGCCCTGCACAAGGCCGAGTTCGTCGTCGTCCAGGAGGCATTCACCAACACCGACACGGTGGCGTTCGCCGACGTGCTGCTTCCGGCCAGCACGTGGGGCGAGAAAGAGGGCGTCGTGACCAATTCAGAGCGCCGCATCACCCGCGTGAAGGGCGCCGTGGCGCCGCCCGGAGAGGCCCGTGCCGACTGGGAGATCGCACGCGACTTCGCACTCCGTCTGGGCGGTGCACTGGGCAACGCACTCGCGCCGCGCATGTTCGACTACGCGGACACGGAGGCGGTGTTCAACGAGCATCGCGAGTCCACGCGCGGTCGCGACTTGGACATCACCGGGCTGTCCTACGCGCTGCTGGAGACGCGCGGGCCGCAGCAGTGGCCGTTTCCGGAGGGCGCGACAGCGGGCAAGGTGCGCCTCTACGACGATGGCGTCTACCCGACGCCCACCGGACGCGCGCGCTTCCTCAACACGAAGTACAAGGCTACCGCGGAGAAGACCGACGCGCGTTTCCCGATGCATCTCAACACCGGTCGGCTGCGCGATCAGTGGCACGGCATGAGCCGCACCGGACGGGTCGCGCGGCTCTACAACCACGCCGGCGAACCGGTGCTCTCCGTGAACCCGGCGGACATGGAGCGGCGGCAACTGCGCGATGGCGACATCGTCCGGGTGACGAGCCGGCGCGGCGAGACGGTGCTGCGGGTCGCGGCGTCCGACGAGATGCGCCCGGGCCAGACGTTTCTGCCGATGCACTGGGGCGGGCAGTTCATGAATTCCGCCGGCGCCAACGGGCTCACCCTCGGGGCGCTCGATCCCGTCTCCAAGCAGCCGGAACTCAAGCATGCCGCGGTGCGCGTCGAGAAGCTCAACCTGCCGTGGCAGCTCGTCGTCATGCGTGTCGTCGACATGCGCGACGCATCCGCCGACACGGTGTCGGGCAAGGCCGCGCAGTGGCTGGCGTCTGCCAATCCGCTGCTCGGCGAGTTCGTCTACGCCACCATCGGGCTCTTCGGCCGCGAGCATCCGGCAGTCATCCTCCAGGCCGCTCACGCCGCGCCGGTGGCACCCGAGCTCGTCGCCGAGATCGACCGCCTGTTCGATTTCGACGAGCGCGCGAGCATGACCTACGTCGACGCCAAGCGCGGCATCTCCAAGCGCGTGATGATCGAGGACGGCGTCGTCACCGGGGTTCGCCTCACGGGGGAAACGGCCGCGCGCGACTGGCTGAAGGACATCATGGCGCAGGGATCGCCGGCCGACGCGGTGCGGCGCTGGGTGCTCGCGCCACTCGCCGCACCGCCTGCCGGGAGTCGCCAGCGCGGCCGCGTCATCTGCACCTGCCTGGATGTTGCCGAGCAGGAGATCACGGAGCGCATTGCGCTCGGCGCGGATCTGGGTGCGCTCCAGACATCGCTCAAGTGCGGGACGCAATGCGGGTCCTGTGTGCCGGAGCTCAAGCGGCTGGTCGCCCTCGGCGACAACAAGCCCGGCAACCTCGCGGCAGCGCGGCCGTAGGTTGCGGGGGAACGCCATGAGCGGGAAGGTCTATCTCATCGGCGCCGGGCCCGGCGACATCGAGCTGCTGACGCTCAAGGCGATACGCGCGCTCGGCCAGGCGGACGTCGCGCTGCTGGACGATCTGGTGAACCGCGAGGTGCTGCGTTTTCTTCGCCCCGATGCGCGGGTGATCGAGGTCGGCAAGCGCGGCGGCTGCCGGTCGACGCCGCAGGCGTTCATCGAACGCCAGATGGTGCGGCTCGCGCGCGCGGGTTCGTGCGTGGCACGCATCAAGGGCGGCGATCCTTTCGTGTTCGGCCGCGGTGGCGAAGAGCTCGCAACGCTGCGCGCGGCCGGCATTGAAGTCGAGATCGTCAGCGGAGTCACCGCCGGCATCGGCGTGCCGGCAGCGCTCGGAATTCCGGTCACGCACCGCGACTGCGCGCACGGGGTGACCTTCGTCACCGGTCACACGCAGGGCGATGCGCCGGTGCGCTGGGATGCGCTGGTCGCCTCGGGGACGACGCTCGTGATCTACATGGGCATGACCCACCTGCCGGAGATCGTTGCGGGACTTCGCAGCGCCGGCATGAGCGCGACCACCCCGGTCGCCATCGTGCAGAACGGGACGCTGCCCCGCGCGGCCAGTGTCGTCTCCTGCCTCGGAGACGTGGTCGAGGCGGCCGCCGACGCCGGGCTCGCCAGCCCGGCGCTGGTGGTCGTGGGCGAAGTCGTGCGCTTCGCGACCCCGTGTGCGAACGGCGTGCGCGAGCGGCACGTGGCCTGAGCGCGGCTGCCGCGAATGGCACAGACAAGTATTCGAACGGGCAACGAGGACTGAAGAGCCACTATGGAAAAAATGAAGCTGGTGTTGGTTGGCAACGGCATGGCGGGGGTGCGCACGCTGGAAGAATTGCTCAAGGTCGCGCCCGATCTCTACGACATCACCGTCTTCGGTGCGGAACCGCACCCGAACTACAACCGCATCCTGCTCTCGCCCGTGCTGGCCGGCGAAATGACCATCAACGACATCGTGCTGAACGATCTGTCCTGGTACGAAACGAACGGCATCCGGCTGCACCTCAACAAGAAGGTCGTGAAGATCGACCGCACGGCGCGCAAGGTCGTGGCCGATGACGGCACCGAGGAAGCCTACGACCGGCTGCTGCTCGCGACGGGATCGAACCCCTTCATGCTGCCGATCCCCGGCAAGGACCTGCCCGGCGTCATCGCCTACCGCGACATCAAGGACACCGACGAGATGATCGACGCGGCGTCCCGCCACAAGCACGCCGTGGTGATCGGCGGCGGCCTGCTCGGCCTGGAAGCCGCCAACGGCCTCGCGCTGCGCGGCATGGATGTGACCGTCGTGCACGTGATGCCGTGGCTCATGGAGCGCCAGCTCGACCGGACGGCCTCCGAAATGCTGCAGAAGTCGCTCGAGGCGAAGGGGCTCAAGTTCAAGCTGGAGAAGCAGACCGAGGCGCTCGTCCGCGGCGAGTCCGGCCGCGTCTGTGCCATCAAGTTCAAGGACGGCGAGGAAATCCCCGCCGATCTCGTTGTCATGGCCGTGGGCATCCGCCCGAACACGGAGCTCGCGGAATCGGCCCGGCTGCAGTGCAATCGCGGCATCCTCGTCAACGACACGATGCAGACCTTCGATCCGCGTGTCTACGCGGTCGGCGAGTGCGTCTCGCATCGCGGCATCGCCTACGGCCTGGTCGCGCCGCTGTTTGAGCAGGCCAAGGTGTGCGCCAACCATCTCGCGGAGTTCGGCTTCGGTCGCTACAAGGGCTCGGTCACATCCACCAAGCTCAAGGTGACGGGCATCGATCTCTTCTCCGCGGGCGACTTCACCGGCGGTGAGGGCACGGAGGAGATCGTCCTCCACGACGCTGCCGGGCAGGTCTACAAGAAGCTCGTGATCAAGGACGACAAGATCGTCGGTGGCGTGATGTACGGTGACACCGCCGACGGCTCCTGGTACTTCCAGATGCTGCGCGAGGGCCGCAACATCGCCGACATCCGCGATCACCTGATGTTCGGGCAGACCACACTGGGCAACGCCGGTCACCAGGGACAGGCGCACGCGGCAACCATGCCGGACGAGATGGAGGTCTGCGGCTGCAACGGCGTGTGCAAGGGCACCATCGTCAAGGCGATCAAGGAGAACGGGCTCTTCACCCTCGACGACGTGCGCAAGCACACGAAAGCGTCTGCTTCGTGCGGATCGTGTACGGGTCTGGTCGAGCAGATTCTCGCCTCGACGCTCGGCGGCGCCTACGCACCGCAGGAGAACACCCTGAAGCCGATGTGCGGCTGCACCGACTTCACCCACGAGCAGGTGCGCAAGGCGATCCGCGAGGACAAGCTGCTGTCCATTCCGGAGGCGATGCAGTTTCTCACCTGGAAGACACCGAACGGCTGCGCGTCCTGCAGGCCGGCCCTCAACTACTACCTGATCTCCACCTGGCCGCACGAGGCGAAGGACGATCCGCAGTCGCGCTTCATCAACGAGCGCGCCCACGGCAACATCCAGAAGGACGGCACGGACTCCGTGATTCCGCGCATGTACGGCGGCGTCACCTCGCCGGACCAGCTGCGGCGCATCGCGGACGTCGCGGACAAGTACCGGATTCCGACCGTCAAGGTCACCGGCGGCCAGCGCATCGACCTGCTCGGCGTGAAGAAGGAAGATCTGCCGAAGGTCTGGGCCGACCTCGACATGCCGTCCGGGTACGCCTACGCCAAGGCGCTGCGCACGGTGAAGACCTGCGTGGGCTCGGAGTGGTGCCGCTTCGGCGTGCAGGATTCCACCAACCTGGGCATCGACCTCGAGCGCGCCTTCGATCGCATGTGGTCGCCGCACAAGGTGAAGATGGCGGTCTCCGGCTGCCCGCGCAACTGCGCCGAATCCGGCATCAAGGACGTCGGCATCGTCGGCGTCGAGTCCGGCTGGGAGATCAGCGTCGCCGGCAACGGCGGCATCAAGACGGAAGTCGCGCAGTTCCTCTGCAAGGTGAAGACACGCGAGGAGGTGGTGGAATACTCGGGCGCCTTCATCCAGCTCTACCGGGAGGAGGCGCGCTACCTCGACCGCACCTGCCACTGGGTGGCACGGGTCGGCCTCGACTACGTGAAGAGCCGCATCCTGGACGATGCCGAAGGCAGGAAAGCGCTGTACGAGCGCCTGCTGTACGCCGTCTCCGGCGAGAAGGACCCCTGGAAGGAGCGGGTGCAGGAGGGTGCCGCCAGGCAGGAGTTCGAACCGCTCTACGTCTAGGGGCGCGACACGGCTTGCCGCGCGCACCCGGTCAACGACCACTCACACAGGAACCAACAACATGTATGTCGCAGTCGTCACCTTCCAGGCTTACCCAGATCAGGTGGAGGAAGTCATCAAGCGCTACCAGGAGTTCGGCGTGCCGTGGATGAAATCGCAGAAGGGCATGGCGAACTTCCGCGTCATGACCGACAAGACTTCAGGCAAGGGGCGCCACGTGGCGGTGTGGGAAACCGAGGCGGACGCGCGCGCGTTCGT
This is a stretch of genomic DNA from Betaproteobacteria bacterium. It encodes these proteins:
- a CDS encoding molybdopterin-dependent oxidoreductase, which codes for MQEVKSTCCYCGVGCGVVVQTHDGAIVGVRGDEEHPANFGRLCSKGSTLHLSTGLATRALHPEMRTSRNTAARTRCSWDEALDFCAQRFAEIIRRDGADAVAFYVSGQLLTEDYYVFNKLAKGLVGSNNIDTNSRLCMSSAVAGYKATLGMDAPPACYEDIDHTQCLFIAGSNTAFAHPILYRRIEAARQKNPQLKTIVVDPRRTDTAREANLHLPILPGTDVALFNGMLHVLLWEELCDQAYIAAHTEGFDALKQTVREYTPAAVAHTCGVPADAIVEAARWFGQSEATLSLYCQGLNQSSNGTQNNAALINLHLATGQIGRPGAGPLSLTGQPNAMGGREVGGLANLLSAHRDMADPVHRAEVARLWGVPDVPAKPGKTAVELFEAVRSGEIKAVWIACTNPAQSLPDVGLVHEALHKAEFVVVQEAFTNTDTVAFADVLLPASTWGEKEGVVTNSERRITRVKGAVAPPGEARADWEIARDFALRLGGALGNALAPRMFDYADTEAVFNEHRESTRGRDLDITGLSYALLETRGPQQWPFPEGATAGKVRLYDDGVYPTPTGRARFLNTKYKATAEKTDARFPMHLNTGRLRDQWHGMSRTGRVARLYNHAGEPVLSVNPADMERRQLRDGDIVRVTSRRGETVLRVAASDEMRPGQTFLPMHWGGQFMNSAGANGLTLGALDPVSKQPELKHAAVRVEKLNLPWQLVVMRVVDMRDASADTVSGKAAQWLASANPLLGEFVYATIGLFGREHPAVILQAAHAAPVAPELVAEIDRLFDFDERASMTYVDAKRGISKRVMIEDGVVTGVRLTGETAARDWLKDIMAQGSPADAVRRWVLAPLAAPPAGSRQRGRVICTCLDVAEQEITERIALGADLGALQTSLKCGTQCGSCVPELKRLVALGDNKPGNLAAARP
- the cobA gene encoding uroporphyrinogen-III C-methyltransferase; its protein translation is MSGKVYLIGAGPGDIELLTLKAIRALGQADVALLDDLVNREVLRFLRPDARVIEVGKRGGCRSTPQAFIERQMVRLARAGSCVARIKGGDPFVFGRGGEELATLRAAGIEVEIVSGVTAGIGVPAALGIPVTHRDCAHGVTFVTGHTQGDAPVRWDALVASGTTLVIYMGMTHLPEIVAGLRSAGMSATTPVAIVQNGTLPRAASVVSCLGDVVEAAADAGLASPALVVVGEVVRFATPCANGVRERHVA
- a CDS encoding NAD(P)/FAD-dependent oxidoreductase, which produces MEKMKLVLVGNGMAGVRTLEELLKVAPDLYDITVFGAEPHPNYNRILLSPVLAGEMTINDIVLNDLSWYETNGIRLHLNKKVVKIDRTARKVVADDGTEEAYDRLLLATGSNPFMLPIPGKDLPGVIAYRDIKDTDEMIDAASRHKHAVVIGGGLLGLEAANGLALRGMDVTVVHVMPWLMERQLDRTASEMLQKSLEAKGLKFKLEKQTEALVRGESGRVCAIKFKDGEEIPADLVVMAVGIRPNTELAESARLQCNRGILVNDTMQTFDPRVYAVGECVSHRGIAYGLVAPLFEQAKVCANHLAEFGFGRYKGSVTSTKLKVTGIDLFSAGDFTGGEGTEEIVLHDAAGQVYKKLVIKDDKIVGGVMYGDTADGSWYFQMLREGRNIADIRDHLMFGQTTLGNAGHQGQAHAATMPDEMEVCGCNGVCKGTIVKAIKENGLFTLDDVRKHTKASASCGSCTGLVEQILASTLGGAYAPQENTLKPMCGCTDFTHEQVRKAIREDKLLSIPEAMQFLTWKTPNGCASCRPALNYYLISTWPHEAKDDPQSRFINERAHGNIQKDGTDSVIPRMYGGVTSPDQLRRIADVADKYRIPTVKVTGGQRIDLLGVKKEDLPKVWADLDMPSGYAYAKALRTVKTCVGSEWCRFGVQDSTNLGIDLERAFDRMWSPHKVKMAVSGCPRNCAESGIKDVGIVGVESGWEISVAGNGGIKTEVAQFLCKVKTREEVVEYSGAFIQLYREEARYLDRTCHWVARVGLDYVKSRILDDAEGRKALYERLLYAVSGEKDPWKERVQEGAARQEFEPLYV
- a CDS encoding antibiotic biosynthesis monooxygenase is translated as MYVAVVTFQAYPDQVEEVIKRYQEFGVPWMKSQKGMANFRVMTDKTSGKGRHVAVWETEADARAFVETGAFVDLFSRFRDVFTGPPAREVYELDIQA